The DNA segment CGCGCCAGTTCGCTGTATTACATCGCGGTGGACGGATACGATGGGGTGTCCGGTCAGGTGGTGCTGAATTATTCATTCACGCCCGCGCCGGTATTCCACCTTGCGGTTGAGACGAATGGCGGCGGGACGGTTGCTCCGGGTTCGGGAGACTATGCCAGTAACACGGTGGTTTGGTTGACCGCCTCACCCTCCGCGTCCCACCAGTTTGGTTCTTGGGCGGGAGACGTCACCTCATCGGCAAATCCCGTGGCTGTCGTAATGAATAGGGACAAGACGGTTACGGCGAATTTTGAGCTGATTCCATTTGCTGATGGTTTTGAATCTGGAGACTTCCAGCAGTTACCTTGGACAACCAGTGGGGAGGTTCCGTGGGTGATTACCGAACAATCGGTTGCCTCGGGGCAATTCGCCGCCCGGTCCGGTGAAATGGTGGATAACAATCAAGGTTTTCAAACCAGCTCGCTGACTTTAACCGTCGCCCTCCAGGACGGCAGCGGTTCGTTCGCTTATCGAGTGAGTTCCGAACCGACCTTTGATTACCTGAGATTTTCGCTGGATGGCGAGGAGTTGCAGCGTTGGTCTGGAGAAACCGATTGGACGACTTTCATGTTTCCGGTTCAAAAAGGCACGCATACTTTGCAGTGGGATTATGTGAAAGACGCCGCGCTCAGTATTGGCTTGGATGCTGCCTTCATAGATAATCTATTGCTGCCACTGGGGTTGCCCGTGGATGAATCCACACCGGCGAGCCTGGAGATCATTCGGCTTCCGGATGGTAGTTTGACCATCGAAATATTGGGGCAGGAAGACCGGGAATATGAAATCCAAGCCAGTTCTAATCTCACGGATTGGGAGCTTGTCGCCACGCAAGTGGCTTCCGGTGGAGTAATTCATTTCACCGACCCCAATTCCGGAATGCATTCGGTTCGATTCTACCGGGCCGTCGCGGTAGTGCCGTAACCAAGGTGCTGACAAGCCGGATTTTCGCACGTAAGCGGTGCGCCGCGCCCGCATTGGCGTTTCAAAGAAACGATACAATCGTCGTAGTAAACGGTGATATTTTGCTCACATACGGTTCGGCCTTGAGCTTTGAAACATTGGCCTTCCGGAAATCAACCGCTTGAATCTTACGCCTATGCTTTCTGAACTTCTGGGATCAGAACTGAAAGTGATTGGCCTGACGGGTGGCGTTGGGATGGGGAAATCCACGGTGGCACGCCTGCTACAGTCGCGCGGCTTCGCGATGGTGGACACCGATGACCTGGCCCGCCAAATCGTTCAGCCCGGGCAACCAGCTCTGGCGGAAATCACTCAAACTTTCGGCGCGCATCTTCAGGATGCTGGCGGTCAGTTGCGCCGCGAAGCGTTGGCCCGGATTGTTTTCGCCGACGCTGCCGCTCGGGCCAAGCTGGAAGCGATCACCCATCCGCGCATCCGTCAACGATGGCAGGAGCAACTGCGGGCTTGGCGCACGGAAAAGCGCGCGGCGGCGGTGGTGGTAATTCCCTTACTCTACGAAACCCGTGCGGAAAGCGAATTCGACGCGGTCATTTGTGTGGCTTGCAGCTTGGAGTCTCAAGCGCAGCGACTGGCTGCGCGGGGTTGGTCAAAGGAACAAATTGAACAACGTCGGGCGGCGCAACTTGCGATTGAAGATAAAATGGATCGGGCGGATTACGTAATTTGGACGGAAGGCGACGCCATCAACGCTTCACGCCAACTGGATCGCTTGTTGCCAGACTTACGATAAAGATCAAGGCTGAGTCGTCAAAACCAGGCGGAAGAACCGAGGCGACTCGCCAACAATCGGAACCGGGATTTCGACCAGCCGATTTGTGGCGACCGAGGCAACCTCGGTAAAGGTTGTCCAGTCTTGAGTGGCAAGATCCGTTGCGACAAGGATGCGGTAGGCACGGTTTGCGACCGCTTCCCAACGCAGTTGCCATTGATTGGGGGTCGAGGTGACGAGCTCCAGGCGTAAGGCACTGCCGGGGTCGAACGGCAGCGTGCCGCAGAGAAATTCTTCGAAGTTGGTAAAACCATCGCCGTCTGGATCTTCGGTTGCGTCGGCCTCTTTCCAATTGGTACCGTGCGACCATTCCCATTCATCCGGTAAGCCGTCGCCATCGCTGTCCGCAGTTGGCAGCAGTCGTCCGGGAGTAGGTGCTGCCGCCTGCCAGATGATCGGATCGTTTCCATAGTGGATTGCGGAAATCCGCTGCAAGGAGAAGCCGCTACCATCAGCGGCCGGAGGCCACGGCGACTTGTCTTTGTATTGGATTTCCTCCACGGCAACGTAGGGCACCAGATCGGGATTGGGGTTGTCTGGCTGGTCCAGGGTGAGTCGGGCACTGCTGTTTGGCAGGGAGATGGTATAAGGCCCGACAATTTGCACTTGCGGCGCCACGGCGTATTTCAATCGGAAAACCTCGGGATCAATGGGCACGACCAGCAGTAATTCCTTCGGCGCCAGTGCGAGGTTGGTTGGAAACGTGTACCCTACAGTCGGGATTTGCCATGCGTTCGTGGTGGCATTGGGATCGAACAACGGCGCGGTGACATCACTGATGTTCATTAATTCAATAAATTCGTCATCGCCGGAAGCGGGGTGATAATGGATTTCATTGATAATCAGCGGCCCGACTTGAGGTCCCACATTGGTCGTGCCGAGAGAGGGGGTTACTTGCGGCGGAAAGAATTCCTGACCGGTGCTGTTGACATAGCGCCCGACACTTGTGCCGTTGAAAGTCGCTCCAAAAGCAAAGCCGTGACTGTAGCCCGTCAACGCGCCGTCGAGAGCGGCCGAGGCGAGATAAACTTCTTCGCCAGTGGAGCTGAGCAAAAACGCGGTGTCGCCGTTCAAACCGCTGTTGAACTGGTCCGCGTAAAAAACGACGAAATCCAACGCGGGGATGATCGTGTCTGGCGGGATTCGATACTTTTTGGGGTTGGTGGCATCATCGCTCAGATACCAACCGCCGATGGCAACATTGGTCGAGGTGGGGTTGTATAACTCGATGGCGTCCTGTAGCGGCGGATCAGTGTGTGCGAGAATCTCATTGATAACGATGGGCGGCCAATCTGGTTCGGGATCGTCCATGCCTGGCGATCCGCCAATTTGCGCGCTTGCCCGCCAGCGATTGCCATTGTCCGGCGCCGCACTCAGGCCGGGCTGTTTGGGCACCAGAGAAAAGCCAAAGCCATCGCTGGCAATCGGCCACGGAGCGCGATCATCGTAATCCAGCGAGAAGAGCGTACTGCCATCCGGGAAGGATAAGGTGACTTTTTCGCCGCTGTTGTCGAGTTGCCCGGTGTAAGTCCCGACCACTTCCACCTCCGGATAGCGCGCAGTGAACGCCGTGGCGTCACGAGCCAAAACTGCAAAACCTCCGGGTTCGATGAGCGTATTATCCGGAAAGGTGAAGCTGATTCCGGCGGTGAAACTCAATTGTGAAAGATCCAAGGCGTTGGTGGCGATATTTTTGAGTTCAATGAATTCAAGCTCGTTACCCGAGAATCCACCCCAGGGGAGCGGGTTGTACATGACTTCGGTAACCACCAACTTGGATAAGTCTTGGGGCGGCGTAAATGCGGCCTCAACCAATGGACTCCAAGCATTACCGTCTTTTACCCGGGCGCGAATTCGCGTTGGATTGAAGATCGAGATTGCCGTTTCATAAATTTGGGCGGAGGCCGCCACGGCTCCGCCGATCCTTCGCGGGTCGCTTCCATCGGTCGTAAAATAAATGATCCCGCTGGGGTTCGTCTGGGTCAGAACGAGAGCAAATCCTGAAGGAATGTTTCCGCCAAATTGATTCATTTGCGGCGCCGCGAGTGTGGAAAAAAGATTTTTGGCGCGTAATTGGTTGAGCACGATGGGGACGCGCGCTTGGAAGTAATTGGTCAGCAGCTTGTCGCTGGTATTGCGCCAGTCGGTGTAAGTGAAAGGCGGTTCGCGCTTGGCATCGCCCCAGCGTGCCGATTCGGCAATCACCGCTTGATCAATTTCGTTGCGTCGGGCTTGATAGCGATTGGTGAGGGCCGTCGCCGTTAGTGCCCCATCGTTGAAGAAATGTTTTTGGATGTGATCGGCGACCAGGAGACGGAACTCTTCATTAGCCGAGAGCCGTTGCCACAAATATTGTGGGTTGCTCTTGGAAAAATTACTGCCTTGGGAGGGGTCGCCGGCTGGAAACGGTCCGGTTCGGTTGTCCGTTAGATTGTAGAGAGCGTTTTCCGAATCATGAGCCACGAAGCGGAAGCCGCCATAAGCGCCACTTCGTTCACGGACGGCAAACCAGTTGTTGGGTGAATTGTTATCGAGGAAGTTGGAGATGGGCGCGTCAATATTCCCCGTGTAAATGATCACCAGCATGTAATTAATCAGCGCCGGTACATCCAGCAGGTTTTCATAAGCTGGGTTCTGTGAACCATCGGGATTTTTGCCCTGAACTTTCTGGTACGCTTCCAAATCGGCGAACCCGTTGGTGGCGGCTTGCCAGAGTCGTTGCCAGGCGGCGAGATCGCCATCGGTGGCGGCGATCGTATAACTCGCGTCGGCATCCACTTTCACGGTATCGTAGTTATCCGCATCGCCACCGAGGTAGCTGTTCGCAAAATCTGCATCCGGCCGTTCTTCGCTGTTGTAAAGTCCCCAATACTGGCCATTGATATAGAGATGGTAATAGTTGCCATGAGTGGCCAGTTCTTCCATGTCCAACAGGGTGTCACGAGAGAAGACGTCGCGAAGGATTTCACTTTGCGTGCCGGAAAAATGCCACGAATCATCCTGATTGGAGCGCAGATCAAATTTTTTGAAACTCGTTGCCGCATTCGGACCAAAGAAGGGAAATTGTAACCGGCTGTTTCCGTACTCACTGCGAAAAAAGATTCGGAAAGAGTGTTTCGGGTTTGCTGAACTCCGGCTGTATCCGCCGCGAATGCGCAGCCCGATGTTGCTCTGAAATTCCCTGGCCGCGTCATTGTCCGGCGCGAGTAGTTCCATCGAGGCCGCTCGTTCCCAATTTCGGCCATCTTGCGAGGCATTGGCGTAAATACCCGTGCTGGAATTAAAGAGCGAACCGAGTGGCAGTACAATCGAAATTGAGGGAATCGTCAGCAAGGCCTGAGGGAACGCGTTTGACCAGGAAGCCGCGTTGACAATGTTTGGGTCCATCCCGTAATCCACGGTGTTATTTCCCCACGACCCCGGCCATCCGGATGGAGCGAGACCGTTAAGCGACTGCCGCGAGACCAGATCCGGGAAAATATAGGTGTGTGTCGCGATGGTGCTGGAGCCGGCTCCGGGAAGGAACGCCGCCGCCCGCAATGCCAGGTTGTTGGTTAGTGTAATCGGATCGGTATAGGTTGTGCCGTTGGATTCGGTTGGAATGGAGCCATTCAGGGTATAGCGGATGACGGCATCGGGAGTCGGGCAGGTCAGGGTGATTGACAACGGGTTCGTGTAAAAACCGCGTCCGGAGCTGACTTGCGGCTCAACGACGCGCACGTAATAACTCGTCGTATTGGTGGCTCCTGGCGTGGCGATCGCGAAATATTTTTGCTCATCGCGGTTGGTTGGGGTGAGTCCGTAGGAAATATCCTCGAACTGAATTGGAAACGCCGGAACGTATTCCGAACTGATGATTCCCGTGGGAGTGGTCAGAGCCAGATATTCACCCGCAGCAGACAAGCTGAAGTTGGCATGCAATGGCTGCCCTGGAATGGCGCGATCCTTGCCGCTTGCGAACAACACCAAAAATCCTCCGGCGGGAAGATTGGTCGCGGGAAACGTCCATTTATCCAGTCGCTCGGGATCGTCCGTGAGATGCCAACCGGCCAGATCAACCGTTAGGTTCGAGGCATTGTGAATCTCAATCCAATCCGAGGTGGCATCATCTTCGTCACGTAATCCGTTGTTATTGGTCGCCAGAAATTCCGAGATCAAGACGTCTGTCTGGCTGTGCATCGAAACGACGCCCATTAGAAGATGAAGGCAGACTAAAATAAATCGTTGCATACAATCAAAATCCGAATCTTAGAGAGCGATGTCGGAGTCGGGTTGATTTACTGAGCTTACCGATGCCTCCTTCATTCGGCTCACACTGCCATGATTACGCCGAAATGTCGAATTTTCCGCGTGCGGTGATGACTCCGCAATTATACTGACTTCATTGTCGTCGGTTTTCGAAAAGATTTCGGCTTCGATAAATTATTGTTCATCCGGCGTGGAGATTGTTAGTGTGGCGACATGATTCTCGCTCCGGATGAATGGCGGAAACTGGTGGAGCTTAAACACCGTTCCCCACATTCCGTCCTCGGTCTGCACGTGCGTGACGCCGCGCCCGGATTGGTGGCGCGCGCGTTCGAGCCGCGTGCGGCCAAAATCACGCTGCGACCGCTGGATAAAGCGGCCGGCCCCACGATTGAATTGCCGCGCGTTCAGGCCGCAGGTTTGTTCGAGGGCACGGATGCCACCGTCGCCACGGTCTTCAAATATGAACTGATCGTCACCGATGCCCAGGGCCGGACGCAAACTCACCGCGATCCTTATTCGTTTCCGCCAACGCTGAGTGACGACGATCTGTATCTTTTCGGCAAGGGTGATGATCGAAAACTTTACGACAAGCTCGGCGCGCAACTCCGCACGGTGGACGGCGTGGCCGGAACCAGTTTCGCCGTGTGGGCTCCCAATGCGCAGCGGGTGAGCGTCGTCGGCAATTTCAATGGCTGGGATGGGCGTTGTCACCAAATGCGCTCGTTGGGCGTTTCCGGCATCTGGGAGATCTTCATTCCCGGAGTGAGTGAAGGCGCGCTCTACAAATTTGAGGTGCGGGATCGCAATAACCGGATTCGCCTGAAAGCTGATCCGTTCGGTTTCTTCATGGAACTGCCCCCCAAGCAGGCGTCCATTGTCTGGAACAACAAAAAATTCAAATGGACCGACGATTCGTGGCTGGCCCGGCGGCGCCAGACCAATCCGCTGCAAGCTCCGGTCAGCACGTATGAATTGCACCTCGGTTCGTGGCGCAAGAAGAGCAAAGCCGAGTCGCTGGGCTACCGCGAACTCGCCGCGCCGTTGATTGAATATCTCCAGCGCATGGGCTTTACGCATGTTGAATTCATGCCGCTGGCGGAACACGCGTTTTATCCCTCGTGGGGTTATCAGGTGACCGGGTATTTTGCGCCGACCAGTCGCTACGGGACGCCCGAGGATTTGCAATATCTCATCAACGAACTGCACCGCGCCGGCCTCGGCGTCATCGTGGATTGGGTGCCCGCGCATTTTCCGCGTGACGATTGGGCGCTGGCGCGCTTTGACGGCACCGGCCTTTACGAGCATGAAGATCCGCGCAAGGGCGCGCATCAGGATTGGGGCACGCTGATTTTTAATTACGGGCGTCATGAAGTCGCTAATTTTCTGATCGCCAACGCGCTGTTCTGGTGCGAGCGCTATCACATTGACGGGCTGCGCGTGGATGCGGTCGCCTCGATGCTCTACCTGGATTATTCCCGCAAGCCGGGGCAATGGATTCCCAACCGCTACGGCGGCCGGGAAAACCTGGAGGCGATTGAATTTCTCCGTCGGTTCAATCATCTCGTGCATACGGAATTCCCGGGCACCATGACCATTGCGGAGGAATCCACCGCCTGGCCGCAGGTGACGCGCCCGCCCTACGTGGGCGGTTTGGGGTTCTCGATGAAGTGGAATATGGGCTGGATGCACGACACGCTCGAATACTTCAAGCGCGATCCCATTCATCGCAAGTATCATCAGAACGATCTGACGTTTGCGATGCTTTATCAGTATCACGAAAATTTCATTCTGCCGCTCTCGCACGATGAAGTGGTGCATGGCAAACGCTCGTTGCTCGGGCGCATGCCGGGCGACGACTGGCAGCGCTTCGCCAACCTGCGCGTGTTGCTGGGTTATCAATGGCTTTTCCCCGGTAAAAAACTGTTGTTCATGGGCGGCGAGATCGGGCAGAGCGGTGAGTGGAACGCCAACGGTCAGGTCGAGTGGCAATTGCTCGAAGCCGGACCGTATCACAAAGGCGTGCAACGGATGGTGGCTGACCTGAACCGGCTGTACCAGGCGGAGCCCGGTTTGTGGCAGGCCGATTTCGATCCTCAAGGGTTCGAGTGGATTGACGCTTCGGATAATCAAAACAGCGTCATGTCGTTCATTCGTCGCGAACCTGAGCGCGTCAGTGAAATTGTTGTCATTCTAAATCTCACTCCGGTGCCGCGGCGCCGGTACCGCATCGGCATGCCGCGCCCGGGCAAGTGGTTGGAAGCTTTCAACAGCGATGCCGCCATTTATGGCGGCAGCAATGTTGGCAACTACGGCAGCGTGACCGCGGAGGATTTGGATTGGCATAATCAATCGTATTCCGCGGAATTCACTTTGCCGCCGATGAGCATCATGTCGTTCAAACCGGAACAACCCTACGCGTCGGAGAAAAAGGAGGGAGTTGTCATCGCGCCCGTGAAGGAAAAGGCAAAAGCAGCCAAATCCGTTGAACCAACAACCCTTAAACCCGCAAAGTAAATTGTCGCCTTCGTTGTCTTTGTTCTGTTCCACCAAACGACGACGGCGGTCTCGAGGACGAACCCAATACCATGCCTGAAATCTTCCACGCGCTCGGATTGCATTTGCATCAGCCGCTCGGCAATTTGGTGGCGTTGCACAATTCCAGTGAGCCGTGGGAAGCCAAACAGATTCTTTGGTGCTACGATCGCATCACGCGAATGCTTGATCAGTATTGGGACGTGGCGCGATTGCACCTGAGTTTTTCCGGCACGCTGCTCAAGCAGCTCGAAGACCCCGGCGTGCGCGAAACCTTTTCCGACACGGTCAACATTGCCGACTTCATGCACCGCTTCCGCTGCGCGAACATCGAATATGTTGGCAGCGGTTTGTATCATCCGGTCTATCCGCTGACGCCTGCTGCCGACTGGGACGCGCAGACGGATTGGTGGAAGGGCCTCGGTCGCCATCTGCTCGGGCGCGATACCTTCAATGGTTTCTGGCCGCCGGAAATGGGTTTTTGCATGGAGATAATTCCGATGCTCGCCCGGCACGGCTTCAAATACGTGCTCGTGGATTCCATCTATATCAAACCCAAGCGCGAGATGCGCTGGGAGGAAACGCGCTATCGTCCGTATCTCGCGCGGTTTGGGGGCGCGGAAATTATTGTCGTGCCGCGCGATCGCGATCTTTCCAACGCGCAACTTTCCGGCCTCGACCCCGGCTGGTTTCAGAACGAAATCTACGAGCGCACCAAGCACTGTCATTTCCCCGCGTTGGTGACGACGTGGACGGATGGCGAGAACGGCGGCTGGTTTCGCACGTCGCAAGTCGAGTCCGGCTTCTGGGGTTTTTTCTACAAGCCGATCCTTGATCGTTACCGCGCCGGAACGCTGGGCTTCACGCCCATTCACATCAGCGAATATCTGCGTCGCTTCCCGCCGACGGAGGAAGTGGAGGTGCATCGCGGCGCGTGGAACACGGAGCATCATTGGGGCGGCGACTTCACGCAATGGACCGGATCGCTTTTGCAAAAGAAAGGTTGGGATGAAATTAAGAATGCCAGCGATTACTACTGGCAGGTGAAAAAGAAATTCGGCGAGATTTTTCTCCCTCGCCCCGTCGGACGGGGAGAGGGCCGGGGTGAGGGGCAATCCAACGCACTGCTGAACGCCGATGAAATCCGTTCGCTCATCGTGCAAGCTTACGATCATCTGCTGACGGCGGAGACGAGCTGTAATTTTTACTGGGGCAGCCGCTGGGTGCATCGCTCGTTTGATGGCCTCGAGCAAACGTATCATTTGCTCGACACCGCCGTGAAAAAAATGCAAATCACGAAGTGATGCCAATGCGCACGAATCAAAAACAAGTGACACCGATTTCACAAATTGGCATAGATTCAATCCGTGCTAATTCGTGGAGTTCGTGTCTGGGAATTATGTCTGTCCATTCGTATCCATTCGTGGTTTTCCAACTCTGAGCATGTACATCATCCAAATCGCATCTGAATGTGCGCCGGTCGCCAAAGTGGGCGGGCTGGGCGATGTGGTATTTGGTTTGAGTCGCGAGCTGGAAATTCGGGGCAACTCGGTCGAGATCATCCTGCCGAAGTATGACTGCCTGCGTTACGACCGGATTTACGGCTTGCAGCCGACGTTTAACGATCTGTGGGTGCCGTGGTATAATGGCGCGATCCATTGCACGGTTTTTTTCGGGTTCGTGGAGGGGCGGAAGTGCTTCTTCATTGACGCGCATGGCGATCACAATTTTTTCAACCGCCGCACGTTCTACGGCCAGCACGACGACGATCAGCGTTTCGCCTTCTTTTGTCGCGCCGCGTTGGAGTTCATGCATAAAAGCGGCAAGCATCCCGACGTGATCCATT comes from the Verrucomicrobiia bacterium genome and includes:
- the coaE gene encoding dephospho-CoA kinase (Dephospho-CoA kinase (CoaE) performs the final step in coenzyme A biosynthesis.) gives rise to the protein MLSELLGSELKVIGLTGGVGMGKSTVARLLQSRGFAMVDTDDLARQIVQPGQPALAEITQTFGAHLQDAGGQLRREALARIVFADAAARAKLEAITHPRIRQRWQEQLRAWRTEKRAAAVVVIPLLYETRAESEFDAVICVACSLESQAQRLAARGWSKEQIEQRRAAQLAIEDKMDRADYVIWTEGDAINASRQLDRLLPDLR
- a CDS encoding lamin tail domain-containing protein codes for the protein MQRFILVCLHLLMGVVSMHSQTDVLISEFLATNNNGLRDEDDATSDWIEIHNASNLTVDLAGWHLTDDPERLDKWTFPATNLPAGGFLVLFASGKDRAIPGQPLHANFSLSAAGEYLALTTPTGIISSEYVPAFPIQFEDISYGLTPTNRDEQKYFAIATPGATNTTSYYVRVVEPQVSSGRGFYTNPLSITLTCPTPDAVIRYTLNGSIPTESNGTTYTDPITLTNNLALRAAAFLPGAGSSTIATHTYIFPDLVSRQSLNGLAPSGWPGSWGNNTVDYGMDPNIVNAASWSNAFPQALLTIPSISIVLPLGSLFNSSTGIYANASQDGRNWERAASMELLAPDNDAAREFQSNIGLRIRGGYSRSSANPKHSFRIFFRSEYGNSRLQFPFFGPNAATSFKKFDLRSNQDDSWHFSGTQSEILRDVFSRDTLLDMEELATHGNYYHLYINGQYWGLYNSEERPDADFANSYLGGDADNYDTVKVDADASYTIAATDGDLAAWQRLWQAATNGFADLEAYQKVQGKNPDGSQNPAYENLLDVPALINYMLVIIYTGNIDAPISNFLDNNSPNNWFAVRERSGAYGGFRFVAHDSENALYNLTDNRTGPFPAGDPSQGSNFSKSNPQYLWQRLSANEEFRLLVADHIQKHFFNDGALTATALTNRYQARRNEIDQAVIAESARWGDAKREPPFTYTDWRNTSDKLLTNYFQARVPIVLNQLRAKNLFSTLAAPQMNQFGGNIPSGFALVLTQTNPSGIIYFTTDGSDPRRIGGAVAASAQIYETAISIFNPTRIRARVKDGNAWSPLVEAAFTPPQDLSKLVVTEVMYNPLPWGGFSGNELEFIELKNIATNALDLSQLSFTAGISFTFPDNTLIEPGGFAVLARDATAFTARYPEVEVVGTYTGQLDNSGEKVTLSFPDGSTLFSLDYDDRAPWPIASDGFGFSLVPKQPGLSAAPDNGNRWRASAQIGGSPGMDDPEPDWPPIVINEILAHTDPPLQDAIELYNPTSTNVAIGGWYLSDDATNPKKYRIPPDTIIPALDFVVFYADQFNSGLNGDTAFLLSSTGEEVYLASAALDGALTGYSHGFAFGATFNGTSVGRYVNSTGQEFFPPQVTPSLGTTNVGPQVGPLIINEIHYHPASGDDEFIELMNISDVTAPLFDPNATTNAWQIPTVGYTFPTNLALAPKELLLVVPIDPEVFRLKYAVAPQVQIVGPYTISLPNSSARLTLDQPDNPNPDLVPYVAVEEIQYKDKSPWPPAADGSGFSLQRISAIHYGNDPIIWQAAAPTPGRLLPTADSDGDGLPDEWEWSHGTNWKEADATEDPDGDGFTNFEEFLCGTLPFDPGSALRLELVTSTPNQWQLRWEAVANRAYRILVATDLATQDWTTFTEVASVATNRLVEIPVPIVGESPRFFRLVLTTQP
- the glgB gene encoding 1,4-alpha-glucan branching protein GlgB, giving the protein MILAPDEWRKLVELKHRSPHSVLGLHVRDAAPGLVARAFEPRAAKITLRPLDKAAGPTIELPRVQAAGLFEGTDATVATVFKYELIVTDAQGRTQTHRDPYSFPPTLSDDDLYLFGKGDDRKLYDKLGAQLRTVDGVAGTSFAVWAPNAQRVSVVGNFNGWDGRCHQMRSLGVSGIWEIFIPGVSEGALYKFEVRDRNNRIRLKADPFGFFMELPPKQASIVWNNKKFKWTDDSWLARRRQTNPLQAPVSTYELHLGSWRKKSKAESLGYRELAAPLIEYLQRMGFTHVEFMPLAEHAFYPSWGYQVTGYFAPTSRYGTPEDLQYLINELHRAGLGVIVDWVPAHFPRDDWALARFDGTGLYEHEDPRKGAHQDWGTLIFNYGRHEVANFLIANALFWCERYHIDGLRVDAVASMLYLDYSRKPGQWIPNRYGGRENLEAIEFLRRFNHLVHTEFPGTMTIAEESTAWPQVTRPPYVGGLGFSMKWNMGWMHDTLEYFKRDPIHRKYHQNDLTFAMLYQYHENFILPLSHDEVVHGKRSLLGRMPGDDWQRFANLRVLLGYQWLFPGKKLLFMGGEIGQSGEWNANGQVEWQLLEAGPYHKGVQRMVADLNRLYQAEPGLWQADFDPQGFEWIDASDNQNSVMSFIRREPERVSEIVVILNLTPVPRRRYRIGMPRPGKWLEAFNSDAAIYGGSNVGNYGSVTAEDLDWHNQSYSAEFTLPPMSIMSFKPEQPYASEKKEGVVIAPVKEKAKAAKSVEPTTLKPAK
- a CDS encoding glycoside hydrolase family 57, which codes for MPEIFHALGLHLHQPLGNLVALHNSSEPWEAKQILWCYDRITRMLDQYWDVARLHLSFSGTLLKQLEDPGVRETFSDTVNIADFMHRFRCANIEYVGSGLYHPVYPLTPAADWDAQTDWWKGLGRHLLGRDTFNGFWPPEMGFCMEIIPMLARHGFKYVLVDSIYIKPKREMRWEETRYRPYLARFGGAEIIVVPRDRDLSNAQLSGLDPGWFQNEIYERTKHCHFPALVTTWTDGENGGWFRTSQVESGFWGFFYKPILDRYRAGTLGFTPIHISEYLRRFPPTEEVEVHRGAWNTEHHWGGDFTQWTGSLLQKKGWDEIKNASDYYWQVKKKFGEIFLPRPVGRGEGRGEGQSNALLNADEIRSLIVQAYDHLLTAETSCNFYWGSRWVHRSFDGLEQTYHLLDTAVKKMQITK